One window of Flavobacterium dauae genomic DNA carries:
- a CDS encoding helix-turn-helix domain-containing protein, with amino-acid sequence MNVELVTKEDLDNFKEEIIREIRGNRYLKGKEGEPPREWLKSYEVRKLLGISAGTLQNLRLNGSLPYTKVGGLMYYKYGDIRKLMDGFDEH; translated from the coding sequence ATGAACGTAGAACTTGTTACAAAAGAAGACCTGGATAACTTCAAAGAAGAAATTATCCGGGAAATCAGGGGGAACCGGTACCTAAAGGGCAAAGAGGGAGAACCACCCCGCGAATGGCTGAAAAGTTACGAGGTAAGAAAACTGCTTGGAATATCAGCAGGTACCTTGCAGAACCTCCGGCTCAACGGCAGTCTGCCCTATACGAAAGTCGGGGGGCTGATGTATTACAAATACGGGGACATCCGAAAACTTATGGACGGCTTCGACGAACATTAA
- a CDS encoding site-specific integrase — translation MKNRNTFGIQFVLRMPKQQKDDAATIYARITVNGRRAEISLKSKVSVKNWDEAKGKAKGKRDEIARLNTHMETIRAQLSDCYNQLVQKRKTVTVQAVKSLYLGEDAEETATLLKLVEYHKLTATGKLAPGTMKNYGTTESYIKKFLAERDGKTDIVLDEINYGFILDFETFLDNYQPLDHHRPLGNNGVMKHMERLRKMINLAIKMEWLNKDPFAKYKLRFDKTERGHLTREELDVLRAKKFSIERLQSVLDMFLFSCYTGLAYVDISNLTPEHICTGIDGKNWLMTNREKTGTDVKVPLLAEALRLIAKYRHHPSAVANGLLFPVISNQRMNGYLKEIAEICGIRKNLTFHLARHTFATTVTLSNGVPIESVSKMLGHTSIRTTQIYAKVIERKLSEDMEQLESRMVLHP, via the coding sequence ATGAAAAACAGAAACACCTTCGGTATCCAATTCGTACTGCGGATGCCCAAACAACAGAAAGACGATGCCGCTACCATTTATGCCCGGATAACGGTCAACGGACGAAGGGCAGAAATATCCCTCAAAAGTAAGGTTTCCGTCAAAAACTGGGATGAAGCAAAAGGAAAGGCAAAAGGGAAACGTGATGAGATCGCCCGGTTGAATACCCATATGGAAACCATACGTGCACAGCTTTCCGATTGTTACAACCAGTTGGTTCAAAAGCGTAAAACCGTTACCGTACAGGCTGTTAAATCCCTCTATCTTGGCGAAGATGCCGAAGAAACGGCAACACTGCTGAAACTGGTGGAATACCATAAACTTACTGCCACCGGAAAGCTTGCACCGGGGACAATGAAAAATTACGGCACTACGGAAAGCTATATCAAAAAGTTTCTTGCTGAACGCGACGGAAAGACGGATATTGTCCTTGACGAAATCAATTACGGTTTTATCCTCGATTTCGAAACATTCCTAGACAATTACCAGCCGCTGGATCACCACAGACCATTAGGAAACAACGGGGTAATGAAACACATGGAACGCCTGCGCAAAATGATCAATCTCGCAATTAAGATGGAATGGCTCAACAAAGACCCTTTTGCAAAATATAAGCTCCGTTTCGACAAAACAGAAAGAGGACATCTGACGAGGGAAGAACTCGATGTTTTACGTGCAAAGAAATTTTCCATCGAACGCCTACAGTCGGTATTGGATATGTTTCTGTTCAGCTGTTACACCGGACTTGCATATGTTGATATTTCAAACCTGACACCCGAACACATCTGCACGGGTATTGACGGTAAGAACTGGCTGATGACTAATCGGGAGAAAACGGGAACCGATGTGAAAGTACCCTTGCTGGCAGAAGCATTACGGCTTATCGCCAAATACAGACACCACCCTTCCGCTGTCGCCAACGGTCTGTTGTTTCCTGTAATAAGCAACCAGCGGATGAACGGCTACCTGAAAGAAATAGCGGAGATCTGCGGAATCCGCAAGAACCTCACGTTCCACCTTGCACGGCATACTTTCGCTACCACGGTAACATTAAGCAATGGTGTTCCGATCGAATCGGTAAGCAAAATGCTCGGACATACTTCCATCCGGACGACCCAGATCTATGCGAAAGTCATCGAACGGAAACTCAGTGAAGATATGGAACAGCTGGAAAGCCGCATGGTATTGCACCCGTAA
- the trxB gene encoding thioredoxin-disulfide reductase codes for MSTIETVKCLIIGSGPAGYTAAIYAARANMNPVLYQGMQPGGQLTTTNEVENFPGYPDGITGPEMMMQLQAQAKRFGTDVRDGFATKVDLSGEIKKVWINDTIEIHTKTVIISTGATAKYLGIPSEQHYLQMGGGVSACAVCDGFFYRNQEVIIVGAGDSACEEAHYLSHLCKKVTMLVRSEKFRASKIMEERVKNTPNIEILMSTEIDEVLGDGQIVNGVRVVNNVTGEKKEIAVTGVFVAIGHKPNTDIFAGQLTMDETGYLITEGKTSKTNIPGVFACGDVQDKDYRQAITAAGSGCIAALDAERYLASL; via the coding sequence ATGTCAACAATAGAAACAGTAAAGTGCTTAATTATAGGCTCGGGACCGGCAGGATATACTGCTGCAATTTATGCAGCTCGTGCAAATATGAATCCGGTATTATATCAGGGAATGCAACCGGGCGGACAGCTAACAACGACAAATGAAGTAGAAAATTTTCCAGGTTATCCAGACGGAATAACAGGTCCGGAAATGATGATGCAATTACAAGCACAGGCAAAACGTTTTGGAACCGATGTTCGTGATGGTTTTGCTACAAAAGTGGATTTATCGGGAGAAATTAAAAAAGTTTGGATTAATGATACAATTGAAATCCATACTAAAACAGTGATTATTTCAACTGGTGCAACGGCAAAATATTTAGGAATTCCATCAGAACAACATTACCTGCAAATGGGCGGTGGTGTTTCGGCTTGTGCTGTGTGCGATGGGTTTTTCTACCGCAACCAGGAAGTTATTATTGTGGGAGCAGGAGATTCGGCTTGTGAAGAAGCGCATTACCTATCTCATTTGTGTAAAAAAGTAACAATGCTGGTTCGTTCAGAAAAATTCCGTGCGTCAAAAATTATGGAAGAACGCGTGAAAAATACACCAAACATTGAAATTTTAATGAGTACCGAAATTGATGAAGTTTTGGGCGATGGACAAATTGTAAACGGTGTTCGGGTTGTTAACAATGTAACCGGAGAAAAGAAAGAAATTGCTGTAACAGGCGTTTTTGTTGCAATTGGGCATAAACCTAATACCGATATTTTTGCAGGTCAGTTAACAATGGACGAAACCGGTTATTTAATTACCGAAGGCAAAACATCAAAAACTAATATTCCGGGAGTTTTTGCCTGTGGCGATGTGCAGGATAAAGACTATCGCCAGGCAATTACCGCAGCAGGGTCGGGCTGTATTGCCGCTTTAGATGCCGAGCGTTATTTGGCAAGTTTATAA
- a CDS encoding ABC transporter ATP-binding protein — MSFSYHTTPVLTDVNFQLAAGRSYALIGASGSGKSTLLKLMYGLLDANFGTVFWNDEPVLGPAYHLVPGMSFMKYLAQDFDLMPFVSVEENVGRFLSNFYLKEKKERINELLTLVGMTDFSHIKAKFLSGGQMQRTALAKVLALEPQVLLLDEPFSHIDYHQKTELAQHVFAYCKEKGITVIYTSHTPDEILMFSDEVIVMKNGVVIEKNTPQNIYQNPKNEYIARLTGEVNVIPSNYLNNENDLLLRPHQLKVVDTGYEAEVLQSYYVGKNYFLKVAFQDLLLMIESDKSYSGKIKFEITKL, encoded by the coding sequence TTGTCATTTTCTTATCATACAACACCTGTTTTAACTGATGTTAATTTTCAGCTTGCAGCAGGAAGATCGTATGCTTTGATTGGTGCAAGTGGAAGCGGTAAATCTACTTTATTGAAGTTGATGTATGGCTTGCTTGACGCAAATTTTGGAACTGTTTTTTGGAATGACGAACCAGTTTTAGGACCCGCTTATCACTTGGTTCCCGGAATGAGCTTTATGAAATATCTGGCACAAGATTTTGATTTGATGCCTTTTGTTTCGGTCGAAGAAAATGTAGGAAGGTTCTTGTCTAATTTTTATCTTAAAGAAAAAAAAGAACGTATTAATGAGCTATTAACTTTGGTTGGAATGACCGATTTCTCTCACATTAAAGCTAAATTTTTAAGTGGCGGACAAATGCAGCGAACCGCTTTGGCAAAAGTTTTAGCCTTAGAACCCCAAGTTTTATTGCTCGATGAACCTTTTTCGCATATTGATTATCATCAAAAAACCGAATTGGCACAGCACGTTTTTGCGTATTGTAAAGAAAAAGGCATAACGGTTATTTATACTTCGCATACACCTGATGAGATTTTGATGTTTTCTGATGAGGTAATTGTTATGAAAAACGGAGTTGTTATAGAAAAAAATACGCCACAGAATATTTACCAAAATCCTAAAAACGAATACATTGCCCGTTTAACAGGAGAAGTGAATGTAATTCCGTCTAATTATTTGAATAATGAAAATGATCTTTTACTTCGCCCTCATCAATTAAAGGTTGTTGATACTGGTTATGAGGCAGAAGTTTTACAAAGTTATTACGTTGGAAAAAATTATTTTTTAAAAGTAGCTTTTCAAGATTTACTCTTAATGATTGAATCGGATAAAAGTTATTCGGGTAAAATAAAGTTTGAGATAACTAAACTTTAA
- the dgt gene encoding dGTP triphosphohydrolase — MNWQQLLSLKKFGDTKVRERKNENPSRIGFEVDYDRIIFSNAFRSLQDKTQVIPLSKTDFVHTRLTHSLEVSVVGRSIGRLAGAQIIEKYPELTDLGYTINDFGAIVAAACLCHDIGNPPFGHSGEKAIGDFFKHGAGERFRLDLEPAQWQDLIDFEGNANGYHILTDSRPGAEGGLRISYATLGAFMKYPKESLPKKPTNEISDKKYGFFQADKSSFLDVANTLGLLKRAGERLRYFRHPLTYLVEAADDICYTIIDFEDGINLGWIPEEHALEFLIKIVKNNINSVKYAQLQTKAERVSYLRALAIGSLINDAVRVFMENEEEILKGNFPFALTDKCAYVAQMKDIITISISNVYESKEVVEKEVVGYKVLHTLLEKFIAATNNKFNGKTTHYDELILKLLPEQYQTENESLYLRLLNVCRFISLLTDGKALELYHSIVGE, encoded by the coding sequence ATGAATTGGCAACAGTTGTTATCTTTAAAAAAATTTGGAGATACAAAAGTTCGCGAACGAAAAAACGAAAACCCTTCGCGCATTGGTTTTGAAGTAGATTACGATCGAATTATTTTCTCGAACGCCTTTCGCAGTTTGCAAGATAAAACACAGGTAATTCCACTATCAAAAACCGATTTTGTTCACACGCGCTTAACGCACAGTTTAGAAGTTTCGGTTGTAGGTCGATCTATCGGTCGGTTGGCAGGTGCACAGATTATCGAAAAATATCCCGAATTAACAGATTTAGGTTACACCATTAATGATTTCGGAGCCATAGTTGCGGCTGCTTGTTTGTGTCATGATATTGGAAATCCGCCTTTTGGTCATTCGGGCGAAAAAGCCATTGGCGATTTTTTTAAACACGGTGCCGGCGAACGTTTTCGTTTAGATTTAGAGCCCGCACAATGGCAAGATTTGATTGATTTTGAAGGAAATGCCAACGGATATCATATTTTAACCGATTCACGTCCGGGGGCCGAAGGTGGTTTACGAATTTCGTATGCCACATTGGGTGCTTTTATGAAATATCCAAAAGAAAGTTTGCCTAAAAAACCAACAAACGAAATTTCTGATAAAAAATACGGCTTTTTTCAGGCAGATAAATCAAGCTTTTTAGATGTTGCCAACACACTTGGTTTATTAAAGAGAGCAGGCGAACGATTGCGATATTTTCGTCATCCGTTAACGTATTTAGTCGAAGCTGCCGATGATATTTGCTATACCATTATTGATTTTGAAGACGGAATTAATTTAGGTTGGATTCCTGAAGAACACGCGTTGGAATTTTTAATAAAGATTGTAAAAAACAACATTAATTCGGTAAAATACGCCCAGCTACAAACAAAAGCCGAACGTGTAAGTTATCTGCGTGCTTTGGCAATTGGCAGTTTAATTAACGATGCGGTACGTGTGTTTATGGAAAACGAAGAAGAAATTTTAAAAGGAAATTTTCCGTTTGCATTAACCGATAAATGTGCTTATGTAGCACAAATGAAAGATATTATTACCATTAGCATTTCTAACGTGTACGAAAGCAAAGAGGTGGTTGAAAAAGAGGTAGTAGGCTATAAAGTTTTGCACACCTTGTTAGAAAAATTTATTGCGGCAACCAACAACAAATTCAACGGTAAAACAACACATTACGATGAATTGATTTTAAAATTGTTGCCAGAACAATATCAAACCGAAAACGAAAGTTTGTATTTGCGTTTATTAAATGTATGTAGATTTATTTCGTTATTAACCGATGGCAAGGCTTTAGAATTGTATCATTCTATTGTGGGGGAATAA
- a CDS encoding AAA family ATPase, with amino-acid sequence MSSFYYIDRSNVSFEDFIASPEIKSHLMAFLHEQQFKHLFDQYKIPISNKLLLYGDSGTGKTMTAKVIANHLNKKLMIVNLATIISSKLGETAKNLDLLFKESQYESMVLLLDEFDSLGQIRDYDNKDNSEMKRVVNAIIQLMDYFPQKSILIAATNQIHMIDEALKRRFEWQIAYEKPSNELLNDLYDTLKLPIPEKYHPKKRLYQVSYAQAKDDFYKQVKQNIINEQLS; translated from the coding sequence ATGAGTAGTTTTTATTATATCGATAGAAGTAACGTTTCGTTTGAAGATTTCATTGCTTCACCCGAAATTAAAAGTCACTTAATGGCTTTTTTGCACGAACAGCAGTTTAAGCATTTGTTTGATCAGTATAAAATACCAATTTCAAACAAATTGTTGTTGTATGGCGATAGCGGTACAGGAAAAACTATGACTGCGAAAGTAATTGCCAATCATTTAAACAAAAAACTGATGATTGTGAATTTAGCAACCATCATCTCATCAAAATTGGGAGAAACCGCTAAAAATTTAGATTTGCTTTTTAAAGAATCGCAGTATGAAAGTATGGTTTTGTTGTTAGATGAATTTGATTCGTTAGGGCAGATCCGCGATTACGACAATAAAGATAATTCAGAAATGAAACGTGTGGTAAATGCGATTATTCAGTTAATGGATTATTTTCCGCAGAAATCTATTTTAATTGCAGCAACCAATCAAATTCACATGATTGACGAAGCTTTGAAACGCCGTTTTGAATGGCAGATTGCGTACGAAAAACCATCAAATGAATTATTAAATGATCTGTATGATACGCTTAAATTACCCATTCCAGAGAAGTATCATCCTAAAAAACGTTTGTATCAAGTGTCGTACGCACAAGCGAAAGACGATTTTTATAAACAAGTAAAGCAAAATATTATAAACGAACAATTGTCTTAA
- a CDS encoding TCR/Tet family MFS transporter translates to MSSKKSAAIGFIFITMLIDIIGIGIIIPVIPKLLQELNHSDISEAAQLGGWLAFAYAFTQFLCAPLMGSLSDKYGRRPVLLISLMAFAVDYLVLALAPTVAWLFVGRIIAGITGASISTAMAYISDVSTPENKAKNFGLVGAAFGIGFIIGPVIGGLLGQYGSRVPFYAAAALCFVNFIYGFFVLPESLKHEKRRAFEWKAANPIGALARLKKFPNIIGLVAAMFFMYFASHAVHGNWSFYTMYRYNWDERMVGISLGAIGLFVAIVHGVLVRFVNPKIGNGKSILIGYSINSLGLMLIAFASQEWMVFVFLIPYCLGGLAGPAIQSEITNHVPPNEQGQIQGTLASLNSATATFGPLVMTSIFYFFTHDSAPFKFPGAPFVLASILMICAFFMAYKGLKKTQSI, encoded by the coding sequence ATGAGTTCCAAAAAATCAGCTGCGATTGGTTTTATATTCATTACAATGTTAATCGATATTATAGGAATAGGCATCATTATTCCTGTAATTCCCAAGCTTTTGCAAGAGTTAAATCATTCCGATATTAGCGAAGCGGCACAATTGGGCGGTTGGCTGGCGTTTGCTTACGCGTTTACGCAGTTTTTGTGTGCGCCTTTAATGGGCAGTTTGTCTGATAAATACGGCAGAAGACCTGTTTTGTTGATTTCTTTAATGGCATTTGCGGTTGATTATTTGGTATTGGCATTAGCACCTACAGTAGCTTGGTTGTTTGTAGGTAGAATTATTGCAGGTATTACCGGCGCCAGTATTTCTACGGCAATGGCTTATATATCGGATGTTAGCACACCCGAAAACAAGGCAAAGAATTTTGGTTTGGTTGGGGCAGCTTTTGGTATTGGCTTTATTATTGGCCCAGTGATTGGCGGATTGTTGGGACAATATGGCTCGCGTGTGCCTTTTTACGCTGCGGCTGCTTTGTGTTTTGTAAATTTTATTTATGGCTTTTTTGTATTGCCCGAATCGTTAAAACATGAAAAGCGCAGAGCTTTTGAATGGAAAGCTGCAAACCCCATTGGTGCTTTGGCACGATTAAAAAAGTTTCCAAACATTATAGGTTTGGTTGCTGCCATGTTTTTTATGTACTTTGCTTCGCACGCAGTTCATGGAAATTGGAGTTTTTATACGATGTACCGATATAATTGGGACGAGCGTATGGTTGGTATCTCACTTGGTGCTATTGGTTTGTTTGTTGCAATTGTTCATGGTGTTTTGGTTCGCTTTGTAAATCCAAAAATAGGTAACGGTAAAAGTATTTTAATAGGCTATTCTATAAACTCGTTAGGTTTAATGCTCATTGCATTTGCATCGCAAGAATGGATGGTTTTTGTGTTCCTAATTCCTTATTGTTTGGGTGGTTTGGCAGGTCCGGCAATTCAGTCCGAAATCACCAATCATGTACCGCCAAACGAACAAGGACAAATTCAGGGAACATTAGCCAGCTTAAACAGTGCTACCGCGACTTTTGGACCATTGGTAATGACAAGTATTTTTTATTTCTTTACACACGATTCGGCTCCGTTTAAATTTCCAGGTGCACCTTTCGTTTTGGCATCAATCTTAATGATTTGTGCGTTTTTCATGGCTTACAAAGGATTAAAGAAAACACAATCTATATAA
- a CDS encoding Eco47II family restriction endonuclease codes for MANKYVNFISDEHLLSCVENLHKSYLRAKNKISKKSFYANKVDTIKLTFDSKFNDINEEDLIQAEILRQIDKSINNSIGTFHEQVLGGVEGFEIGNLSGFDIKANDNTLFADIKNKHNTMNSSSAEALFQKLSRYADDYKKAKCYWVQILAKGSFNEHWKGDINGKEYSHSRVFKISGDQFYALLTGKNDALFQLYKALPRAIDDYL; via the coding sequence ATGGCAAACAAATATGTAAATTTTATATCTGACGAACATCTATTATCCTGCGTAGAGAATTTGCATAAATCATATTTAAGAGCTAAAAACAAAATTTCAAAGAAAAGCTTTTATGCAAATAAAGTTGATACAATAAAACTTACTTTCGACTCTAAATTTAATGACATAAACGAAGAAGATTTAATTCAAGCTGAAATCCTCCGCCAAATTGACAAATCAATTAACAATTCAATTGGAACTTTTCACGAACAAGTTTTAGGGGGAGTTGAAGGTTTTGAAATTGGCAATTTAAGCGGTTTTGATATTAAGGCAAATGATAACACATTGTTTGCTGATATAAAAAACAAGCACAATACAATGAACAGTAGTTCAGCAGAAGCTTTATTTCAAAAATTATCTCGATATGCAGATGATTACAAAAAAGCCAAATGTTATTGGGTTCAAATTTTAGCGAAAGGAAGTTTTAATGAACATTGGAAAGGTGACATTAATGGAAAAGAATATAGTCACTCAAGAGTTTTTAAAATTTCCGGTGATCAGTTTTATGCTTTGCTCACAGGAAAAAATGATGCCTTATTTCAATTATACAAAGCACTACCTAGAGCGATCGATGATTATCTATAA
- the dcm gene encoding DNA (cytosine-5-)-methyltransferase, with translation MSEYLTISETAKLLNKSTKTLRRWDEEGKLSAVREPMSNYRVYRKSEVLKLFSGFVNTDQAEIVSNFVLPNHDYKVLELFAGAGGLAVGMEKAGLKCVALNEIDKHACETLRKNRPNWNVLEGDIKNFDFSKYYNKVDVVTGGFPCQAFSYAGKRLGFEDARGTLFYEFARVVKEVNPPICIGENVKGLLNHDNGKTLQGMISILDEIGYKVAPIEVLKAINFKVPQKRERLILVGIRKDINFKYEYPKPYKKIYNLKDALKKGELFDSNVPKSIGVKYPESKKNVLDLVPPKGYWRDLPLEIQKDFMGASFYLGGGKTGMARRIGWDEPCLTLTCSPAQKQTERCHPDETRPFTVREYARIQTFPDDWEFSGPMAQQYKQIGNAVPVNLGCEVGYSIIQFLNGYYNLSNPK, from the coding sequence ATGAGTGAGTATTTAACTATTTCAGAAACAGCAAAATTACTTAATAAAAGTACAAAAACACTCCGTCGTTGGGATGAAGAAGGTAAGCTTTCTGCTGTTCGTGAACCAATGAGTAATTATCGGGTTTATAGAAAGTCTGAAGTTTTAAAATTATTTTCAGGTTTTGTAAATACTGATCAAGCTGAGATTGTTTCAAACTTTGTGTTACCCAATCACGACTATAAAGTATTAGAACTTTTTGCAGGAGCAGGCGGTTTAGCGGTAGGAATGGAAAAAGCAGGTTTAAAATGTGTTGCTTTAAATGAAATTGATAAACACGCTTGTGAAACTTTGCGCAAAAATCGACCAAATTGGAATGTTTTAGAAGGAGATATTAAGAATTTTGATTTTTCGAAATATTATAATAAAGTAGATGTTGTTACTGGAGGATTTCCTTGTCAGGCATTTAGTTATGCCGGGAAAAGATTAGGGTTTGAAGATGCCAGAGGAACGTTGTTTTATGAATTTGCACGTGTTGTTAAAGAAGTAAACCCGCCGATTTGTATAGGCGAAAATGTTAAGGGACTTTTAAACCACGATAACGGAAAAACGTTACAAGGAATGATTTCTATTTTAGATGAAATTGGCTATAAAGTAGCTCCAATCGAAGTTTTAAAAGCAATTAATTTTAAAGTTCCGCAAAAACGTGAGCGTTTAATTTTGGTCGGAATTAGAAAAGACATCAATTTTAAATACGAATATCCCAAACCATATAAGAAAATTTACAATTTAAAAGATGCACTTAAAAAGGGAGAATTGTTCGATTCAAACGTTCCAAAGTCAATTGGAGTTAAATATCCCGAGAGCAAAAAAAATGTTTTAGATTTAGTTCCACCAAAAGGATATTGGCGTGATTTACCACTTGAAATCCAAAAGGATTTTATGGGAGCAAGTTTTTATTTAGGCGGCGGAAAAACCGGAATGGCAAGGCGTATTGGTTGGGATGAACCTTGCTTAACACTAACTTGTAGTCCGGCTCAAAAACAAACAGAGCGTTGTCATCCAGATGAAACGCGTCCGTTTACCGTTCGAGAATATGCCAGAATTCAAACTTTTCCAGATGATTGGGAGTTTTCCGGGCCAATGGCTCAACAATATAAACAAATTGGAAATGCAGTTCCAGTAAATTTAGGTTGCGAAGTTGGTTATTCAATTATTCAATTTTTAAATGGATATTATAATTTATCAAATCCCAAATAA
- the odhB gene encoding 2-oxoglutarate dehydrogenase complex dihydrolipoyllysine-residue succinyltransferase gives MSILEMKVPSPGESITEVEIATWLVKDGDYVEKDQAIAEVDSDKATLELPAEASGIITLKAEEGDAVAVGQVVCLIDTSAAKPSGSTPAAEAPKAEEKKEEVKAAPAPASAPAATYATGSASPAAKKILDEKSIDAASVQGTGKDGRVTKEDALNATPSMGTPTGGPRGTERKKMSMLRRKVAERLVEAKNTTAMLTTFNEVNLTEVNKIRAEFKDAFKAKHNASLGFMSFFTKAVTRALQLYPDVNSMIDGQEQIKFDFADISIAVSGPKGLMVPVVRNAELLSFRGVEAEIKRLATRARDGQITVDEMTGGTFTITNGGVFGSMLSTPIINPPQSGILGMHNIIERPVAVNGQVVIAPMMYIALSYDHRIIDGRESVGFLVAVKEALENPMELLLNNDPKKALEL, from the coding sequence ATGAGTATCTTAGAAATGAAAGTTCCTTCGCCAGGAGAGTCAATCACAGAAGTGGAAATTGCTACTTGGTTAGTAAAAGACGGCGACTATGTAGAGAAAGACCAAGCAATTGCTGAGGTTGATTCTGACAAAGCAACTTTAGAATTACCTGCTGAAGCTAGTGGTATTATTACTTTAAAAGCGGAAGAAGGAGATGCTGTGGCTGTTGGTCAGGTAGTTTGTTTAATCGATACAAGTGCTGCAAAACCATCGGGTAGCACACCAGCTGCCGAAGCCCCAAAAGCTGAAGAGAAAAAAGAAGAAGTTAAGGCTGCACCAGCTCCTGCATCTGCACCAGCTGCTACGTATGCAACAGGATCTGCCTCGCCGGCGGCCAAAAAAATATTAGACGAGAAAAGCATCGACGCTGCATCTGTTCAAGGTACAGGTAAAGATGGTCGTGTAACTAAAGAAGACGCGTTAAACGCAACACCTTCAATGGGAACACCAACCGGCGGACCTCGTGGAACAGAACGCAAAAAAATGTCGATGTTACGCAGAAAAGTAGCAGAACGTTTGGTTGAAGCTAAAAATACAACAGCAATGTTAACTACTTTTAACGAGGTTAACTTGACTGAAGTAAATAAAATACGTGCCGAATTTAAAGATGCCTTTAAAGCAAAACACAATGCGTCGTTAGGATTTATGTCGTTCTTTACAAAAGCGGTAACTCGTGCTTTACAGTTGTATCCAGATGTAAACTCGATGATTGATGGTCAAGAGCAAATTAAATTTGATTTTGCCGATATTTCAATCGCCGTTTCAGGACCAAAAGGATTAATGGTTCCGGTTGTTCGCAACGCAGAATTATTATCTTTCCGTGGTGTTGAAGCAGAAATTAAACGTTTGGCAACAAGAGCACGTGACGGACAAATTACAGTTGATGAAATGACAGGTGGAACTTTTACAATTACCAATGGTGGTGTATTTGGTTCTATGTTGTCAACGCCAATCATCAACCCGCCACAATCAGGTATTTTAGGAATGCACAATATCATTGAACGTCCTGTGGCAGTAAACGGACAAGTAGTTATTGCGCCAATGATGTATATTGCATTATCTTATGACCACAGAATCATCGATGGTCGTGAGTCTGTAGGTTTCTTGGTTGCTGTTAAAGAAGCTTTAGAAAACCCAATGGAGTTGTTACTAAACAACGATCCTAAAAAAGCTTTAGAACTATAA